In Cetobacterium somerae ATCC BAA-474, one genomic interval encodes:
- a CDS encoding GNAT family N-acetyltransferase, with translation MKLEMKKSNLNDGVDVYKFLCDLGIGENGFHMTPPSDEIEFKELLKKFLKDSEEIQPIGRVMQEIYWMYIDNEIVGILKLRPQLNGNLLINGGNMGISISPKFRGNGYGKLIIKKGVELLKEKGVYKVLITIYENNIPSRKAVESNGGILYDINEGLCRYWIDNTVDIDKEQL, from the coding sequence ATGAAGCTTGAAATGAAAAAATCTAACTTAAATGATGGAGTTGATGTTTACAAATTTCTTTGTGATTTAGGAATAGGAGAAAATGGATTTCATATGACCCCTCCAAGTGATGAAATAGAATTCAAAGAGTTATTAAAAAAATTTTTAAAAGATTCAGAGGAAATTCAGCCAATAGGGCGAGTAATGCAAGAAATATATTGGATGTATATTGATAATGAAATTGTAGGAATATTAAAATTAAGACCTCAATTGAATGGAAATTTATTAATAAATGGTGGAAATATGGGTATTAGTATTTCTCCAAAATTTAGAGGGAATGGATATGGTAAATTAATTATAAAAAAAGGAGTAGAGCTTCTGAAAGAAAAAGGTGTTTATAAAGTTTTAATAACAATTTATGAAAATAATATACCTTCTAGAAAAGCTGTAGAGAGTAATGGAGGAATATTGTATGATATTAATGAAGGCCTTTGTAGGTATTGGATAGATAATACAGTAGATATAGATAAGGAACAACTATAA
- a CDS encoding GGDEF domain-containing protein encodes MLDGLQSIFNTLSTGVVVLNNKAEVKFLNKYMMSIMKKKHLKNQQLGELFGNLFTCIHTEDSNQRCGETENCPECPLRKSLGEVSKASQIVVFEKEFYLSEEQQKLKKFFGISMKPVVDSDEGEVLIEVFPIKHDKVSEFYLYYQNIDEVNKKVYRDVLTGLYNRNFYEEKISKIYNNMEHLSVILLDIDNFKSLNDTKGHIEGDKILKALSKIIKETIHSESYAIRMGGDEFLILVKKTKEEALNLAKIILSEFETFNKSVSIGVAEKKIELKTINDLYKKADMALYTAKKNGKGTIVTNY; translated from the coding sequence ATGTTAGATGGATTACAATCTATTTTTAATACATTGTCAACTGGGGTTGTCGTATTAAATAATAAAGCTGAAGTTAAATTTTTAAATAAGTATATGATGAGTATAATGAAAAAAAAGCATTTAAAAAATCAACAATTAGGGGAACTTTTTGGAAATTTATTTACTTGTATTCATACAGAAGATAGTAATCAAAGATGTGGGGAAACCGAAAATTGTCCTGAATGTCCATTAAGAAAATCTTTAGGAGAAGTCTCTAAAGCTTCTCAAATTGTTGTTTTTGAAAAGGAATTCTACTTATCAGAAGAGCAACAGAAATTAAAAAAATTTTTTGGAATCAGTATGAAACCTGTAGTTGATTCAGACGAAGGTGAGGTATTAATTGAAGTATTTCCAATAAAGCATGATAAAGTTAGTGAATTTTATTTATATTATCAAAATATAGATGAAGTAAATAAAAAAGTATATAGAGATGTTTTAACAGGTTTGTATAATAGAAATTTTTATGAAGAAAAAATATCTAAAATTTATAATAATATGGAGCATCTTAGTGTAATTTTGCTAGATATAGATAATTTCAAAAGTTTAAATGATACAAAAGGTCATATTGAAGGTGATAAAATACTAAAAGCTCTTTCTAAAATAATAAAAGAAACTATTCATTCCGAAAGTTATGCAATAAGAATGGGTGGAGATGAGTTTTTAATTTTAGTAAAAAAAACAAAAGAAGAAGCATTAAATTTAGCTAAAATAATTTTATCAGAATTTGAGACTTTTAATAAAAGTGTAAGTATAGGAGTTGCTGAAAAAAAGATAGAACTAAAAACAATAAATGATTTATATAAAAAAGCAGATATGGCTCTATATACAGCTAAAAAAAATGGTAAAGGAACAATAGTGACAAATTATTAA
- a CDS encoding M20 family metallo-hydrolase: MKINIKRIMSDLEILNTFNTTPKNGCSRYSFTIEDTRAKEYLMGEMKAIGMEVWFDGIGNLHGLLKGSGDNKKIVLSGSHIDTVANGGKYDGNLGVIGALEVARILSKSEAKIYNDYQVSIFVEEEGPHFGTNLIGSKAFCKKFSTAHSKKIKDSDGNSMYEVMKTAGYNPEDIDKISFDSNKFKAMIELHIEQGRVLDLENKSLGIVKGIVGLKWFKIIIKGESNHAGATPMKYRLDPVAEGCKLISEIPNIVKSMDDSSIVATVGKINIFPNQTNIIAKFIEFTIDLRGIDEENLLTVIDVIGSQLDELKEKGFYCEIEQIAEARGVKSSLDILDIIENTIKIRKYNYTKLYSGANHDTSILGQHIPSAMIFVPSIDGRSHCKEELTKEKDVEAGCQILCDTIVELLKK, translated from the coding sequence TTGAAAATTAATATTAAACGAATTATGAGCGACTTAGAAATTTTAAACACATTTAACACTACTCCCAAAAATGGCTGTAGTAGATATTCTTTTACTATTGAAGATACAAGAGCAAAGGAATACTTGATGGGTGAAATGAAAGCTATTGGTATGGAAGTTTGGTTTGATGGTATTGGAAACTTACATGGGCTTTTAAAAGGAAGTGGAGATAATAAAAAGATTGTTTTAAGTGGTTCACATATAGATACTGTTGCAAATGGAGGGAAATATGATGGGAACCTCGGAGTAATTGGTGCTCTTGAAGTTGCTAGAATACTTTCTAAGAGTGAAGCGAAAATTTATAATGATTATCAAGTTTCAATTTTTGTTGAAGAAGAAGGACCTCATTTTGGTACTAATTTAATAGGAAGCAAAGCTTTTTGTAAAAAATTTTCTACAGCTCATAGTAAGAAAATTAAAGATTCAGATGGAAATTCAATGTATGAAGTTATGAAAACAGCAGGATATAATCCAGAGGATATAGATAAGATCTCATTTGATTCTAATAAGTTTAAAGCTATGATTGAACTTCATATAGAACAAGGGAGAGTATTAGATTTAGAAAATAAATCCCTTGGAATAGTTAAAGGTATTGTTGGATTAAAATGGTTTAAGATAATAATAAAAGGTGAATCTAATCATGCAGGAGCTACACCTATGAAGTATAGATTAGATCCTGTAGCAGAAGGATGTAAGTTAATTTCAGAGATACCAAATATTGTAAAATCTATGGATGATAGTTCAATAGTAGCAACTGTTGGAAAAATAAATATATTTCCGAACCAAACTAATATAATTGCTAAATTTATAGAGTTCACAATAGATTTAAGAGGAATTGATGAGGAAAATTTATTAACTGTAATAGATGTAATAGGTAGCCAATTAGATGAATTAAAAGAAAAAGGTTTCTATTGTGAAATTGAACAAATAGCTGAAGCAAGGGGAGTAAAGTCTAGTTTAGATATTTTAGATATAATAGAAAATACTATAAAAATAAGAAAATATAATTATACAAAGCTTTATAGTGGAGCTAATCATGATACAAGTATTTTAGGACAACATATTCCATCAGCGATGATATTTGTACCTAGTATAGATGGCAGAAGTCATTGTAAAGAAGAATTAACTAAAGAAAAAGATGTAGAAGCAGGATGTCAAATATTATGCGATACAATTGTTGAATTATTAAAAAAATAA
- a CDS encoding polysaccharide deacetylase family protein encodes MKKKLKLFSLITIFFIIFRNGFASEKIYSQGNSKIKKIALTFDDGPNDTSLPKVLDLLKEEKIKASFFFIGKNISDRKLEVERVHKEGHLVLNHSYTHSNFDKASQELIISEIEKTNKTINDIIGVTPKLYRPPYGIITENVKIAVKNLDMNIVLWNVDGEDWNTKRSLDYVVNTQEKETKNGSIILMHTQPDKDTSYEALKKLIPYYRSKGYEFVKLDELLNIEPYKSLK; translated from the coding sequence ATGAAAAAAAAATTAAAGTTATTTTCATTAATAACAATATTTTTTATTATTTTTAGAAATGGATTTGCAAGTGAAAAAATATATTCTCAAGGAAATAGTAAAATTAAAAAGATAGCTTTAACTTTTGATGATGGACCGAATGATACTTCTCTTCCAAAAGTTTTAGATTTATTAAAAGAAGAAAAGATAAAAGCATCCTTTTTTTTCATAGGAAAAAATATTTCAGATAGAAAATTAGAAGTTGAAAGAGTTCATAAGGAAGGTCATTTAGTTTTAAATCATAGTTATACACATTCAAATTTTGATAAGGCATCTCAAGAACTTATAATATCTGAAATAGAAAAAACAAATAAAACAATAAATGATATTATAGGTGTGACTCCAAAGTTATATAGACCACCATATGGTATAATTACAGAAAATGTAAAAATAGCTGTTAAAAATCTAGATATGAATATAGTTCTTTGGAATGTAGATGGAGAGGATTGGAATACAAAGAGATCATTAGATTACGTAGTAAATACTCAAGAAAAAGAAACAAAAAATGGAAGTATTATTCTTATGCATACACAACCAGATAAAGATACATCATATGAAGCTTTGAAAAAATTAATTCCATATTATAGAAGTAAAGGATATGAATTTGTGAAACTTGATGAATTGTTAAATATAGAGCCGTATAAAAGTTTAAAATAA
- a CDS encoding urocanate hydratase has translation MLNQEIFNAMTIKLTAYDIPLEVPKFDPKIRRAPKRVVHLEKDEIALALKNALRYIPEEFHEMLAPEFLEELHTHGRIYGYRFRPTGNIHGKPIFEYEGKCTDAKAIQVMIDNNLDFDIALYPYELVTYGETGQVCQNWMQYRLIKKYLENITMDQTLVVASGHPTGLFKSHPSAPRVIITNGLMIGAFDDYDNWARGAALGVANYGQMTAGGWMYIGPQGIVHGTYSTILNAGRLFCGVPADGDLSGKLFVTSGLGGMSGAQGKATVIAKGVSIIAEVDLSRIQTRLEQGWINKFVSTPKEAFDLAKEKMDSKTPYAIAYLGNIVDLLEYADANNIRIDLLSDQTSCHAVYDGGYCPVGITFEERTRLLAEDRETFRKLVDETLRRHYNVIKNLTNKGVYFFDYGNSFLKSIYDIGVKEISKNGRDDKGGFIFPSYVEDILGPELFDYGYGPFRWVCLSGKKEDLLKTDAAALELVNPNRRYQDRDNYMWIKDADENGLVVGTQARIFYQDAMSRTQIALKFNDMVRKGEIGPVMLGRDHHDVSGTDSPFRETSNIKDGSNIMADMATQCFAGNAARGMTMIALHNGGGVGIGKSINGGFGMVLDGSKRVDDILSQAMPWDVMGGVARRAWARNPHSIETVIEFNKNNEGTDHITLPYIVNESLIEKLVK, from the coding sequence ATGTTAAATCAAGAGATTTTCAATGCTATGACTATTAAGTTAACTGCCTATGATATTCCTTTAGAAGTACCTAAATTTGATCCTAAAATTAGAAGAGCTCCTAAAAGAGTTGTACATTTAGAAAAAGATGAAATTGCATTAGCGTTAAAAAATGCTTTAAGATATATTCCAGAAGAGTTTCATGAAATGTTAGCTCCTGAATTTTTAGAAGAGCTTCATACTCATGGTAGAATATATGGGTATAGATTTAGACCTACAGGAAATATTCATGGAAAACCAATATTTGAATATGAAGGAAAATGTACTGATGCTAAGGCAATTCAAGTTATGATAGATAATAATTTAGATTTTGACATAGCTCTTTATCCATATGAGCTTGTCACTTATGGTGAAACAGGACAAGTTTGTCAAAACTGGATGCAATATAGATTAATTAAAAAATATCTTGAAAATATAACAATGGATCAAACTTTAGTTGTAGCTTCTGGACATCCAACAGGGTTATTTAAATCTCATCCTTCAGCACCTAGGGTTATAATAACTAATGGACTTATGATTGGAGCTTTTGATGATTATGATAACTGGGCAAGAGGTGCCGCTCTTGGAGTAGCTAACTATGGTCAGATGACTGCAGGAGGATGGATGTATATTGGTCCTCAAGGAATAGTTCATGGTACATATTCTACAATTTTAAACGCTGGAAGACTTTTCTGTGGGGTTCCTGCTGATGGAGATTTATCTGGAAAATTATTTGTAACATCAGGACTTGGAGGAATGAGTGGAGCTCAAGGAAAAGCTACGGTTATAGCTAAAGGAGTTTCTATAATTGCAGAAGTTGATTTATCTAGGATTCAAACTAGATTAGAACAGGGTTGGATAAATAAATTTGTTTCAACTCCTAAAGAAGCTTTTGATTTAGCTAAAGAAAAAATGGATTCAAAAACTCCATATGCTATAGCTTATTTAGGAAACATAGTAGACTTATTAGAATATGCAGATGCAAATAACATTCGTATAGATTTGTTATCTGATCAAACATCTTGTCATGCTGTTTACGATGGTGGATATTGTCCTGTTGGAATAACATTTGAAGAAAGAACAAGATTACTAGCAGAAGATAGAGAAACTTTTAGAAAACTAGTTGATGAAACATTAAGAAGACACTATAATGTAATAAAAAATTTAACTAATAAAGGTGTTTATTTCTTTGATTATGGAAATAGTTTCCTAAAATCTATCTACGATATTGGAGTTAAAGAGATATCAAAAAATGGAAGAGATGATAAAGGTGGATTTATATTCCCATCATATGTTGAAGATATTTTAGGCCCAGAACTATTTGATTATGGATATGGACCATTTAGATGGGTTTGTCTATCAGGAAAAAAAGAGGATCTTTTAAAAACTGATGCAGCAGCTCTTGAATTAGTTAATCCAAACAGAAGATATCAAGATAGAGATAACTACATGTGGATTAAAGATGCAGATGAAAATGGACTTGTTGTAGGAACACAAGCTAGAATATTCTATCAAGATGCTATGAGTAGAACTCAAATAGCTTTAAAATTTAATGATATGGTTAGAAAAGGTGAGATAGGACCAGTTATGTTAGGACGTGATCATCATGATGTTTCAGGAACAGATTCACCATTTAGAGAAACATCAAATATAAAAGATGGAAGTAACATTATGGCTGATATGGCAACACAATGTTTTGCTGGAAACGCAGCTAGAGGAATGACTATGATAGCTCTACATAATGGTGGAGGAGTAGGAATAGGTAAATCAATTAATGGTGGATTTGGAATGGTTTTAGATGGAAGTAAAAGAGTAGATGATATTTTATCTCAAGCAATGCCATGGGATGTAATGGGAGGAGTTGCAAGAAGAGCTTGGGCAAGAAACCCACACTCTATTGAAACTGTTATAGAGTTTAATAAAAATAATGAAGGAACAGACCATATAACTTTACCATATATTGTAAATGAAAGCTTAATCGAAAAATTAGTAAAATAA
- a CDS encoding HAD family hydrolase — MKNTIKGILFDLDGTILNTQKMNIIPLQKLILEEFGKEISYDNLLKYCAYPGKQTIKMLGFNNIEASYDKWVKYVNEFEEGAVLYDGFNEVFKILYEKGIKIGIASSKMKKQYEIDFIPTKLDKYINCAILAEDTALHKPNPEPLLLGAKLLNLNPENIIYVGDTIADEIASKKAGMKFALASWGTIDISEITADFILNQPLDILSII, encoded by the coding sequence ATGAAAAATACTATTAAAGGCATTCTTTTTGATTTAGATGGAACTATTTTGAATACTCAAAAAATGAACATAATTCCATTACAAAAGTTAATTTTAGAAGAATTTGGAAAAGAAATCTCTTATGATAATCTTCTCAAATACTGTGCATATCCTGGTAAACAAACTATTAAAATGCTTGGCTTTAATAATATTGAAGCATCTTATGATAAATGGGTTAAATATGTTAATGAATTTGAAGAAGGTGCAGTTTTATACGATGGATTTAATGAAGTTTTCAAAATTTTATATGAAAAAGGAATTAAAATAGGAATAGCTAGTTCTAAAATGAAAAAACAATATGAAATTGATTTTATTCCTACAAAACTAGATAAATATATTAACTGTGCTATTCTTGCAGAAGATACCGCTCTTCATAAACCTAATCCTGAGCCATTACTTTTAGGAGCAAAGCTTTTAAATTTAAATCCAGAAAATATTATATATGTTGGTGATACCATAGCTGATGAGATAGCTAGTAAAAAAGCTGGTATGAAATTTGCTCTAGCTTCTTGGGGAACAATCGATATTTCTGAAATAACAGCTGATTTCATTTTAAATCAACCATTAGATATCTTGTCAATAATTTAA
- a CDS encoding alpha/beta hydrolase, protein MKTESQLIEIETVKPKIVVYTDISYSQPYDPYFGITNLKLDILKPEIENKKLPLVIYIPGGGFMRSPKANYIQQKVTIAESGFVVASVEYRVLPIGKFPDSLIDIKSAIRYLKAHAEQFNIDKNKVIVMGESAGGYLAAITGTTNGSIDFDKGDYLNENSLINGVVDLYGISDLTKIAADFSSIIQKTHNSPSSPEAIFLNGVSVFKEGGSVNADFEKAKKANPITYISSKTPPFLLMHGTVDMLVSPSQSDLLYQSLIENNIQAERYLIKGAGHGDFHWCQPKVINIIINFLNKISK, encoded by the coding sequence ATGAAAACAGAAAGCCAATTAATTGAAATTGAAACTGTAAAACCAAAAATTGTAGTTTATACAGATATTTCGTACTCTCAACCCTATGATCCATACTTTGGTATAACAAATTTAAAATTAGATATTTTAAAACCTGAAATAGAAAATAAAAAATTACCTTTGGTTATTTATATTCCTGGTGGTGGTTTTATGCGTTCGCCTAAAGCTAATTACATTCAACAAAAAGTTACTATAGCCGAAAGTGGATTTGTTGTAGCTAGTGTAGAATACAGAGTTCTTCCAATAGGTAAATTTCCTGATTCACTAATAGATATAAAATCTGCCATAAGATATTTAAAAGCTCATGCTGAACAATTTAATATTGATAAAAATAAAGTTATTGTAATGGGAGAGTCTGCTGGAGGATATTTAGCTGCAATTACTGGAACAACTAATGGTTCTATAGATTTTGATAAAGGTGATTATCTAAATGAAAATAGTTTAATAAATGGCGTCGTTGATTTATATGGAATTTCAGACTTAACAAAAATAGCAGCTGATTTTTCTAGTATTATTCAAAAAACTCATAACTCTCCATCTTCTCCAGAAGCTATATTTTTAAATGGTGTTTCTGTTTTTAAAGAGGGCGGATCTGTCAATGCTGATTTTGAAAAAGCTAAGAAAGCTAATCCAATAACATATATCTCAAGTAAAACACCACCATTTTTATTAATGCATGGAACTGTAGATATGCTTGTGTCACCTAGTCAAAGTGATCTATTATATCAATCTTTAATTGAAAATAATATTCAAGCTGAAAGATACCTTATAAAAGGAGCTGGACATGGTGATTTTCATTGGTGTCAACCTAAAGTTATTAATATCATAATAAATTTTTTAAATAAAATTTCAAAATAA
- the hutG gene encoding formimidoylglutamase, translated as MYWSGRIDGDKLDVLRIHQVVNVMDLDELLKIDLKEKKVCFVSFNSDEGVRRNSGRLGAKDGWIHVKKALSGFPIFREDLKFYDLKDPIEVVNHDLESAHTKMAKIVSSLKERGFLVVVLGGGHDIAFANYSGILDYALKKEDSPKIGIINFDAHFDMREYINGRNSGTMFLQIADICEEKKLNFDYNVFGIQKFSNTKRLFDRADKLGVKYYFAEEIRTIPSDDLYSILKRNDYIHLTLCTDVFHITSAPGVSAPQTFGVNPRNALPLLKTIARYSKNLTIDVAEINPTFDYDDRTSRLMANIIYELILCHFE; from the coding sequence ATGTACTGGAGTGGAAGAATAGATGGCGATAAATTAGATGTTCTTCGTATACATCAAGTTGTTAATGTTATGGATTTAGATGAGTTACTTAAAATTGATTTGAAAGAGAAAAAAGTTTGTTTTGTGAGTTTTAATTCTGATGAGGGAGTTAGAAGAAATTCAGGAAGATTAGGAGCAAAAGATGGATGGATTCATGTAAAAAAGGCTTTATCAGGATTCCCAATTTTTAGAGAAGATTTAAAGTTTTATGATTTAAAGGATCCTATAGAAGTTGTAAATCATGACTTGGAATCAGCTCATACAAAGATGGCTAAAATAGTATCTTCTTTAAAAGAAAGAGGTTTTCTTGTCGTAGTTCTTGGAGGAGGTCATGATATAGCTTTTGCAAATTATTCTGGAATTTTAGACTATGCTTTAAAAAAAGAAGATAGCCCAAAGATTGGAATAATAAATTTCGATGCTCATTTTGATATGAGAGAGTATATAAATGGTAGAAATTCTGGAACTATGTTTTTACAAATAGCTGATATTTGTGAAGAAAAAAAATTGAATTTTGACTACAATGTTTTCGGTATTCAGAAATTTTCAAATACTAAAAGACTTTTTGATAGAGCAGATAAGCTAGGAGTTAAATATTATTTTGCTGAAGAGATTAGAACTATTCCAAGCGACGATCTTTATTCAATTTTAAAAAGAAATGATTATATACATTTAACTTTATGTACAGATGTATTTCATATAACTTCAGCTCCGGGAGTAAGTGCACCACAAACTTTTGGTGTTAATCCAAGAAATGCTTTACCTCTTTTAAAAACAATTGCAAGATATTCAAAAAACTTAACAATAGATGTAGCTGAAATTAATCCAACGTTTGATTATGATGATAGAACATCTAGGTTAATGGCAAACATAATATACGAATTAATTCTTTGTCATTTTGAATAA
- a CDS encoding M20 family metallopeptidase, producing MIKKLVEQNKNYIINMRREFHKYPEPSFQEFRTSKRIQEELTKMGIPFKVIAGTGVVGFINKDKKGKKIILRADMDALQVQECTGVEYCSTNIGMMHACGHDGHSAMLLGAAKVLNEIKDTLAGEVRLFFQPAEEIAQGALKMLEEEPIDNADGCFAIHLWSDLPCGKVSVEAGTRMASADIFEIVVNGKGGHGSLPHQTIDAVVVGSALIMNLQSIVSREISPLESGVVTVGSFHSGTRFNVIANQAILKGTTRTFNPEIRNNFKSILERVTKGTCDTYRASGQVNYTYGTAPCINDENCSKIALKSVETILGRDGILKMEKITGGEDFCYFLEKVPGVLAFVGAGNPSKDANYPHHHEKFAIDEDSLEIGTALYAQYTLDFLS from the coding sequence ATGATTAAAAAACTTGTAGAACAAAATAAAAATTATATTATTAACATGAGAAGGGAGTTTCATAAATATCCTGAACCAAGTTTTCAAGAATTTAGAACATCTAAGAGAATTCAAGAAGAATTAACAAAAATGGGGATTCCATTTAAAGTAATTGCAGGTACTGGCGTAGTTGGATTTATAAATAAAGATAAAAAAGGTAAAAAAATTATTTTAAGAGCAGATATGGATGCCCTACAAGTTCAAGAATGCACTGGTGTAGAGTATTGTTCTACAAATATTGGCATGATGCATGCATGTGGTCATGATGGACATTCTGCAATGCTTTTAGGAGCAGCTAAAGTATTAAATGAAATAAAAGATACTTTAGCTGGTGAAGTTAGACTTTTTTTCCAACCTGCAGAAGAAATTGCACAAGGAGCTTTAAAAATGCTTGAAGAGGAACCTATTGATAATGCAGATGGATGTTTTGCAATTCATTTATGGAGTGATCTTCCTTGTGGTAAAGTTTCTGTAGAAGCTGGTACTAGAATGGCATCAGCAGATATATTTGAAATTGTTGTAAACGGTAAAGGTGGGCATGGATCGCTCCCACATCAAACTATTGATGCCGTTGTTGTTGGTTCAGCTTTAATTATGAATTTACAATCAATTGTAAGTAGAGAGATAAGTCCTTTAGAATCTGGTGTTGTAACTGTTGGATCTTTCCATTCAGGAACACGATTTAATGTTATTGCAAACCAGGCTATTTTAAAAGGAACAACTCGTACTTTTAATCCTGAAATTAGAAATAATTTTAAATCAATTTTAGAAAGAGTTACAAAGGGAACTTGTGATACATATAGAGCTTCTGGTCAAGTTAATTATACATATGGAACTGCTCCTTGTATAAATGATGAAAATTGTTCAAAAATTGCTTTAAAATCTGTTGAAACTATTCTTGGAAGAGATGGAATTTTAAAAATGGAAAAAATTACTGGTGGAGAAGATTTCTGCTATTTCTTAGAGAAAGTCCCTGGAGTCTTAGCTTTTGTTGGAGCTGGAAACCCATCTAAAGATGCTAATTATCCTCATCACCATGAAAAATTTGCAATAGATGAAGATTCTCTAGAAATTGGTACGGCTTTATATGCTCAATATACTTTGGATTTTTTAAGTTAA